From the Drosophila sechellia strain sech25 chromosome X, ASM438219v1, whole genome shotgun sequence genome, the window CGTTTTACtaaacaaatttataattGGGCAACATTGAACCAATACTCGCAAGTATGAGCGCAACAAATCAGAATACACTTGACAATTTTATATTCAATACTTGTATTTATGTGTTCATGTTTTTAAAAACAAGCCAACAatgtaaaacaaaatacaCGGAAAAAATTAATCAGCATTACCAAGGAACCTTGCGTTAAAATTATTTGGATAATCTTGCAGTTCAAGATTACTCGTGGTTGAAAACGGCTGCGGCCCACCTAAAAAATCATAAGTAAGAGCTGTCCCAAATGCAAGCTAAATTGGAAAATTCTTGTTTAATATGCCTCTTCACCTTCACAGAGAAGGAATTCTTAAAGCTGCGCATTTGGCGTCACAGTTGGAGTCTGCGGCTGGAGTTGGTGTCTTAAGCGCTGTCGTCATAGGTGAAGTTTGTGCCGAATAGAGAGTTGCACACTTTCACGGCCACGTTGAGACGGGCGATCTTCTTGGATCTGCCGTGGGCGTGGAACTTCTGGTTGTCCACCGTGATTCCCATATGCTGCATGTAAGTGACCTTGTGCCAAGATAATCCGTAGTCCACGTAGTTGAGTCCCGGGCGCATCTGCAGGGGAATTGATTACTGACAGTCAATATAGTGAGGTAAGCTGGCCTACAATGCAAAGAATGCTCGCCGGGTGCATGGTCTCCCAGCCAAAGGGTAGCTCCGTACGCTGGGTATTGGCCGAAGCGTGCATCTCGGGTACGACATAGCCCTCGCGCTCCCACTCCGCGAACAGCTTGTAGATGGCAAACGAAGCCAGGTTCAACATGGGCAGATCATCATCCGGTGCATCGGCCTCATCTTTGTTGATATCCGTCTCCACCTTGTGAATACCGGGCGGCTTGGGGGTCATCTTTGCAATTATAAAATCGCGCCAAGCCTCCTCGCAGGCCGCGATCTTGGCTGTCATTTCCGAGGTACCCTTGCCCACGTACTGAGTCGAGTTCACAGTGACAACGGCCGTGAATCCCCCGTCGGTATTGCTGTCGATGGTGAAATCGGTGATGGTCACGCCCTTAACCTCGTTGAGGGCCATCAGAGCGTTCTTGGGGAGCATGGACTTGCGCAGCTGGCGGTTCTGTCGCAGCTTCTTGTCCCGAGTGCGTTCTACGATCGAGTTAGAAGACATAtatgttattttaaaaaataaatttaaagttgtTAAGTAATTTCCAGTCTGTCCTTTCATAAGAATTCTAGTGattcctgtgtgtgtgtgaaaagtCTGGGAAATCTGATCACCAAAGGATTTCATGCTTACCAGACGACTTCTTGGGGTTTTGGAAGATATTTATAAATGGGATCTTGCCCCCGATGCCGATGGCAATGGTACTGGAACTGGTATTTTCCTCTATAATATCGACGGACGGTTCATCGTCGACAGAGATCGGCTCCTCCTTGATGATAACTGGCAAGGCCAGCTTCGAGGCGATGGCGTCCGCATCCGGATTTTGCTGTTGGACGGACGAGTTCGGCACTTGAACGGGGACAGGAGTCGATGGCTGCTGAACAGCCACCGGAGTGGCCGGTGTCGGATATGAAGCCACCGGAGgagactgctgctcctggacatTGGCGGCCTGCAACGTCATTTGGATCAAAGGCTTGACGGTGGCATTGGGATTCTGCGTTTGCGAAAGAGTTAACCGATTAGTTAGCAAAGGCAACGGGCTGGTCCAGTGGGTCGACAGAAAATCGACTCGCTGGCCAACGGAAACCATCAAGTCGTCAAGTTACCCGGAAGCGTCAGGGTGGTCGGCTGGTCAACTTAAAACCATAGTTCAGGAAATAGCCATGGCCATTCCTGCGACCCAAGTGCCCCGAAACGAAGCTCTGCACCAGGGGAGCCACCTGCCCAGCGACTGTGGATCTAGGGTAGGGTATCAATTCCCTCATTCATTTTAAGGGGTTAAAAACAGCAAAGTccgattaacaaataaatgcagtcTTATGGTGAGTTAATTTTTCGCTAATGTATTCTGTTGCAGCAAGGTTCGAGAAAAtcaaattctaattctaataGTTTTTCTCcgatatgcaaaaatatagtaatttttaatgagtATTGCTCTATAAGTTTCACAattctaaaataagttaaattttgtctttccttttttattaAGAAACAAATCAAACACGAATTCATTTTGGACTTGGAATAGTATAGTTACGGGGATCCTTCGGTCATCGGCTGAGCTCATGGTCGCCGGCTCGTATCGGGCACTTTCGGTGGAGTGAATGGGCATTGCTATCTGACCcaaaactaataattttaGTTACAATTTCGAGTAAATGCATTTTCAGTAGCCATAAAAGTTAGCGATAACCGCAAGTCCAGCATGAATCTATAGTAGTGCTGGCCATCTCTAGCTGTTCGAAAGGACGAGCGGAGTGGAATGAGTGCAATGACCAAATGGGTGGGATACAAATGCAATGGAAGAGGGAAAGGTGGGGGTGGGCTGGAGGGTGCATTGTGGATGCTGGTGGAATTCGGACAACGATCTGCAGTGCAGACTCTGCACTTTCGATTAACCCGCTTTTAGTGGCTATTGCAAATGAGTTCACAATTGTAATGAATACACACACTTTC encodes:
- the LOC6620712 gene encoding double-stranded RNA-specific editase 1 isoform X3 translates to MEGKLRPLAANNKPFVFGGIYAANVQEQQSPPVASYPTPATPVAVQQPSTPVPVQVPNSSVQQQNPDADAIASKLALPVIIKEEPISVDDEPSVDIIEENTSSSTIAIGIGGKIPFINIFQNPKKSSERTRDKKLRQNRQLRKSMLPKNALMALNEVKGVTITDFTIDSNTDGGFTAVVTVNSTQYVGKGTSEMTAKIAACEEAWRDFIIAKMTPKPPGIHKVETDINKDEADAPDDDLPMLNLASFAIYKLFAEWEREGYVVPEMHASANTQRTELPFGWETMHPASILCIMRPGLNYVDYGLSWHKVTYMQHMGITVDNQKFHAHGRSKKIARLNVAVKVCNSLFGTNFTYDDSA
- the LOC6620712 gene encoding double-stranded RNA-specific editase 1 isoform X1, with product MVSVGQRVDFLSTHWTSPLPLLTNRLTLSQTQNPNATVKPLIQMTLQAANVQEQQSPPVASYPTPATPVAVQQPSTPVPVQVPNSSVQQQNPDADAIASKLALPVIIKEEPISVDDEPSVDIIEENTSSSTIAIGIGGKIPFINIFQNPKKSSERTRDKKLRQNRQLRKSMLPKNALMALNEVKGVTITDFTIDSNTDGGFTAVVTVNSTQYVGKGTSEMTAKIAACEEAWRDFIIAKMTPKPPGIHKVETDINKDEADAPDDDLPMLNLASFAIYKLFAEWEREGYVVPEMHASANTQRTELPFGWETMHPASILCIMRPGLNYVDYGLSWHKVTYMQHMGITVDNQKFHAHGRSKKIARLNVAVKVCNSLFGTNFTYDDSA
- the LOC6620712 gene encoding double-stranded RNA-specific editase 1 isoform X4, translating into MTLQAANVQEQQSPPVASYPTPATPVAVQQPSTPVPVQVPNSSVQQQNPDADAIASKLALPVIIKEEPISVDDEPSVDIIEENTSSSTIAIGIGGKIPFINIFQNPKKSSERTRDKKLRQNRQLRKSMLPKNALMALNEVKGVTITDFTIDSNTDGGFTAVVTVNSTQYVGKGTSEMTAKIAACEEAWRDFIIAKMTPKPPGIHKVETDINKDEADAPDDDLPMLNLASFAIYKLFAEWEREGYVVPEMHASANTQRTELPFGWETMHPASILCIMRPGLNYVDYGLSWHKVTYMQHMGITVDNQKFHAHGRSKKIARLNVAVKVCNSLFGTNFTYDDSA
- the LOC6620712 gene encoding double-stranded RNA-specific editase 1 isoform X2 — encoded protein: MEGKLRPLAANNKPFVFGGIYNPNATVKPLIQMTLQAANVQEQQSPPVASYPTPATPVAVQQPSTPVPVQVPNSSVQQQNPDADAIASKLALPVIIKEEPISVDDEPSVDIIEENTSSSTIAIGIGGKIPFINIFQNPKKSSERTRDKKLRQNRQLRKSMLPKNALMALNEVKGVTITDFTIDSNTDGGFTAVVTVNSTQYVGKGTSEMTAKIAACEEAWRDFIIAKMTPKPPGIHKVETDINKDEADAPDDDLPMLNLASFAIYKLFAEWEREGYVVPEMHASANTQRTELPFGWETMHPASILCIMRPGLNYVDYGLSWHKVTYMQHMGITVDNQKFHAHGRSKKIARLNVAVKVCNSLFGTNFTYDDSA